In Scomber japonicus isolate fScoJap1 chromosome 21, fScoJap1.pri, whole genome shotgun sequence, one DNA window encodes the following:
- the thtpa gene encoding thiamine-triphosphatase isoform X1, giving the protein MSVEVERKFLCNADTLKTLEEIGAVCVGQRQFQDQYFDTPVFDLTLNDMWLRKRKGCWELKCPTTTTVNGTEETSGEQSKAAALCSRYKEITNLPDIQLRVKEVIKEDVDSETTEKISSQEDESWLGKMNLVCFAEFTTVRRSFTLEEEGVQIDLDQADFGYHVGEIEVLIPEGGDVQSALEKIERTAQKLGLTGHQRVEGKMNIYLKRYRPEHYEKLLSAHVL; this is encoded by the exons ATGAGTGTGGAAGTGGAGAGAAAGTTTTTATGCAACGCTGACACTCTGAAAACGCTGGAGGAGATCGGGG cagtgtgtgttggtcagcggCAGTTTCAGGATCAGTACTTTGACACTCCAGTGTTTGACCTCACTTTGAACGACATGTGGCTGCGGAAGCGTAAAGGATGCTGGGAGCTCAAGTGCCCGACGACAACAACAGTCAACGGGACAGAGGAGACAAGTGGGGAACAATCTAAAGCCGCTGCATTGTGTAGTCGCTACAAGGAGATAACGAATCTGCCCGATATTCAGCTGAGAGTGAAAGAGGTCATCAAAGAGGACGTGGACAGTGAAACAACAGAGAAAATCTCATCACAGGAGGATGAGTCTTGGCTGGGTAAAATGAATCTAGTGTGCTTTGCAGAGTTTACAACAGTGCGACGGTCATTCACTTTAGAGGAAGAGGGGGTGCAGATAGATCTAGACCAAGCTGACTTTGGCTACCACGTGGGAGAGATAGAGGTCCTCATACCAGAGGGAGGAGATGTGCAATCCGCCCTGGAGAAGATTGAAAGAACAGCTCAGAAGCTGG GTCTGACTGGACATCAACGAGTTGAGGGAAAAATGAATATTTACCTTAAAAGATATCGCCCAGAGCACTATGAAAAACTACTGAGTGCACATGTTTTGTAA
- the thtpa gene encoding thiamine-triphosphatase isoform X2 yields the protein MSVEVERKFLCNADTLKTLEEIGVCVGQRQFQDQYFDTPVFDLTLNDMWLRKRKGCWELKCPTTTTVNGTEETSGEQSKAAALCSRYKEITNLPDIQLRVKEVIKEDVDSETTEKISSQEDESWLGKMNLVCFAEFTTVRRSFTLEEEGVQIDLDQADFGYHVGEIEVLIPEGGDVQSALEKIERTAQKLGLTGHQRVEGKMNIYLKRYRPEHYEKLLSAHVL from the exons ATGAGTGTGGAAGTGGAGAGAAAGTTTTTATGCAACGCTGACACTCTGAAAACGCTGGAGGAGATCGGGG tgtgtgttggtcagcggCAGTTTCAGGATCAGTACTTTGACACTCCAGTGTTTGACCTCACTTTGAACGACATGTGGCTGCGGAAGCGTAAAGGATGCTGGGAGCTCAAGTGCCCGACGACAACAACAGTCAACGGGACAGAGGAGACAAGTGGGGAACAATCTAAAGCCGCTGCATTGTGTAGTCGCTACAAGGAGATAACGAATCTGCCCGATATTCAGCTGAGAGTGAAAGAGGTCATCAAAGAGGACGTGGACAGTGAAACAACAGAGAAAATCTCATCACAGGAGGATGAGTCTTGGCTGGGTAAAATGAATCTAGTGTGCTTTGCAGAGTTTACAACAGTGCGACGGTCATTCACTTTAGAGGAAGAGGGGGTGCAGATAGATCTAGACCAAGCTGACTTTGGCTACCACGTGGGAGAGATAGAGGTCCTCATACCAGAGGGAGGAGATGTGCAATCCGCCCTGGAGAAGATTGAAAGAACAGCTCAGAAGCTGG GTCTGACTGGACATCAACGAGTTGAGGGAAAAATGAATATTTACCTTAAAAGATATCGCCCAGAGCACTATGAAAAACTACTGAGTGCACATGTTTTGTAA